From Bacillus sp. FSL K6-3431, the proteins below share one genomic window:
- a CDS encoding LysR family transcriptional regulator: protein MDIKWLKTFITAMYENFRKTAEELFLAEFTITKNKKGLEEDLPYPLIERVAKTIALTSAGPHFLPYAKDIMAKYEQGLEDFESWKQGYNRKLVIASAPQIASSI, encoded by the coding sequence ATGGATATAAAATGGTTGAAAACATTTATTACTGCGATGTATGAAAATTTCCGTAAAACTGCAGAAGAACTTTTTCTAGCGGAGTTCACCATCACGAAAAATAAAAAGGGACTAGAAGAAGATCTTCCATATCCACTTATAGAAAGAGTCGCGAAAACAATTGCTCTGACATCTGCTGGTCCTCATTTTCTTCCATATGCTAAAGATATAATGGCAAAATATGAGCAAGGACTAGAGGACTTTGAGTCATGGAAACAAGGCTATAATCGTAAATTAGTTATTGCATCGGCACCACAAATTGCATCATCTATCTAG
- a CDS encoding class I SAM-dependent methyltransferase: MQKQSTRDTWNANLYDIKHSFVSKYGDTLVDLLDPKKGEKILDLGCGTGDLAKKLYDFEVNIIGVDKSENMVTQAMQKYPHIKFAVCDATELEYDSEFEAVFSNATLHWIKKPKQALHCIFNSLKPGGRFIAEFGGKGNVQSITDEISKQFKCLDLEYKEEQFPWYFPSIGEYSSLMEEVGFKVTFAQHFDRPTPLDGDHGLSNWIEMFCMDIFNDVDEYSKNRIIMNVEKKLKDILYQEGNWIADYKRIRVIGIKV; encoded by the coding sequence ATACAAAAGCAATCGACGAGAGATACCTGGAATGCTAATTTATACGATATAAAACATTCATTTGTTTCCAAGTATGGAGATACATTGGTGGATTTATTAGATCCCAAAAAAGGAGAGAAGATCCTTGATCTTGGCTGTGGAACAGGAGATTTAGCTAAAAAGCTATATGACTTTGAAGTGAATATTATCGGTGTGGACAAATCTGAAAATATGGTAACGCAAGCGATGCAAAAATATCCACATATAAAGTTTGCCGTTTGTGATGCAACAGAACTAGAATATGATAGTGAATTTGAGGCGGTATTCTCTAATGCCACACTTCATTGGATTAAAAAGCCAAAACAAGCCCTTCATTGTATTTTTAACAGCTTAAAGCCAGGTGGAAGATTTATCGCGGAATTTGGTGGTAAAGGGAATGTGCAATCAATAACAGATGAGATTAGCAAGCAATTTAAATGCCTTGATCTTGAATACAAAGAGGAACAATTCCCTTGGTATTTCCCAAGCATTGGGGAATATTCAAGCTTAATGGAAGAAGTAGGATTTAAAGTTACCTTTGCACAACATTTTGACAGACCAACTCCGTTAGACGGTGATCATGGATTAAGTAATTGGATAGAGATGTTTTGCATGGATATATTTAATGATGTGGACGAATATAGTAAAAACAGAATTATAATGAATGTCGAGAAGAAATTAAAAGATATATTATATCAGGAAGGTAATTGGATAGCTGATTATAAAAGGATTCGCGTAATCGGGATTAAAGTATAA